From the genome of Phlebotomus papatasi isolate M1 chromosome 2, Ppap_2.1, whole genome shotgun sequence:
ACGCGTCCGGAAGGatcttctggaatgttattcTGTAAGTACAttcttcaatttatatattttaatggcACAGAGCAATACACTTGGCGATACATCGGTCTAAAAGTTGATTGTCATGCTATAAATCGCTATTCCCTCTCGCGCGCTTTTCTCCGGCCCCTCCAGACCACACCAACCCATCCACCTGTTGTGGTTCCGCTCGATTTGACGGACGTGAATAGTCTGCCGGAGAAAGTAGCTGGAATCCTCAATATCTTCGGTCGAATTGATATTCTAGTCAATAATGGAGGAATTAGTGTGCGTTCCGATGTTCTCTCCACTTCCGTTGATGTGGACATCAAGGTGATGCTGGTCAACTATTTTGGTGCTGTAGCCCTCACAAAAGCCATCCTTCCCCATATGATCAAGCGTCAGGAAGGTCGCATTGTCTTTGTGTCCAGTGTCCAGGGTAAGTTTGCCATTCCCCAGAGATCAGCATATGCAGCCAGCAAGCATGCCCTGCAAGCATTTGGTGATTCCCTGAGAGCCGAAGTGGATGAGCACAATATTCGAGTGACTGTGATTAGTCCAGGATACATCAATACAGCTCTCTCTCTCAATGCCCTCACCGGAACTGGGGCAGCTTATGGAAAAGTCGATTCCACCACAAGTACCGGAGCAAATCCTGATGAAATGGCTACGGATATTCTCAAATGCATCCTGAGGGATTCAAAGGATGTCATTCTGGCTCCCATAACGCCCAAAATTGCCCATTTCCTGAGATATTTCTGTCCTCCTCTGTATTTCTGGATAATGGCTCGCAGGGCAGTTAAATTGGCGGCTGAAAAGGAGAAGGAGTCCTGAGAGGAGGATCAGCAAATCCTTCATTTCTTTCACAGGTACTCCTACTGGCCAAAAACCTTACCACATTCTCCTATTCAGTAGAATTTCTCAAAACTTCTCTATTCAAAAATTTCTCCAAAAGATTTtggaaatcaaatgaaataaaaaataataaaaacggGAACCTAGGGGACATTATTCGGGCATctaatctaaatctaaaacatatttaaaataatcCCAAAATTGATAATTAGAAGGTTTTTGAGGATTCATCATGGTTGTAGTCAATATTTTAAGCTGAAAGCTCAATGTGATCATTATAAAAGTAAAATGGTAAAAGTcaaattgtttaaattaaaaattaaaatatctaattGCTTTTCAAGTTGTTCTTTATGTTTGTTTTCCCAAATAGAAAGATCTGTCTAGTCCAGAACTTTTTGAAACATCACAAATTTGTAGGATTAACTCTAGGAAGAATAAGatcaattttcaagattttgaacaccacaaaaaaatctaatgactccggcacatcttttagatcaggaaaatttcatgcagtcgaaattcgaattcctttctgtctcacacgctttgcatatgtctgtctcattctttcacacttcttattcttttaaacatcactccaaattcaatagagctcaatcaaatttggagtacagtagactctctctcaatcgtgaatatggggcaaaatgtcatccggtttagcggtagaatttagcgtcaaagcctctgtaaattccacaaaaagtgctcaattataaagaatcacgataaaataggaagaactacagcgaatttgagcaaattagcttcataattaagcgtgaaaactgtc
Proteins encoded in this window:
- the LOC129801288 gene encoding dehydrogenase/reductase SDR family protein 7-like, with protein sequence MREGIVSEKGSFSMLKLLGWMCLPIPYFIYQIMLRMREQKERQFLQGKVVLITGASSGLGESLAHVFYMAGCKVVLSARRKDELERVRKDLLECYSTTPTHPPVVVPLDLTDVNSLPEKVAGILNIFGRIDILVNNGGISVRSDVLSTSVDVDIKVMLVNYFGAVALTKAILPHMIKRQEGRIVFVSSVQGKFAIPQRSAYAASKHALQAFGDSLRAEVDEHNIRVTVISPGYINTALSLNALTGTGAAYGKVDSTTSTGANPDEMATDILKCILRDSKDVILAPITPKIAHFLRYFCPPLYFWIMARRAVKLAAEKEKES